Genomic window (Zerene cesonia ecotype Mississippi chromosome 5, Zerene_cesonia_1.1, whole genome shotgun sequence):
ACAACGGTCTTGAATTACCTGCCAGATTTAATGATCACGTTCTTGTTAGGAATACCAAAATTGGAAACGTTAAGCTTGTACAGGACTACGAAAAAATCATAAACGAAGCTATTATTAAAGGATTCATCGAGgtgtgtaatttataatttttttttaattgcacaTAGAtggaattaaaatagtaatataataaataacatttatttcagattAATGGAAAACGATTTGACCTGACTCACCAAAAAGACATAGAAAACCTTGGCAAACTCATTTATGGCACTGTTGACAAAGATGATATTATGGACGTCACCCATGTTGAAGCTTACCGTTACATGCTCATCCTGATGAAGTCTGTAATTGGACTGAACACTTTCGGAAGTGACAAGTATGAGCGAattaatccttcctactaatattataaatgcgaaagtaagaatgtgtctgtgtttgttgctctttcacgcaaaaactgctgaaccgattgcaattaaattaggTAGGTAGagaactggacaactggaataatatataggcaacttttaacccaatattcctacaggatacggacttacgcgggtgaaaccgcggggcgcagctagttttattataaattgaaatgttgtGATACTTACGTACCTAATTTTACCCAGTCAATATATTTGCCTGTtaggtataattattaatacttaaattaaaaaaaaaaatcaaaaatcacGAAATAATTGagtatcaattaattttcctATGTTTGTTTACAGATACTTCGTAGCTCCCACAGTTCTCGACTCTTACCAGACTGCACTCCGTGATCCAGTCTTCTATCAACTGCAGAAGCGTCTATGCTACCTATTCATGCTGTTCAAAATGCGCCTCCCGAGCTATACTCGCGAGGACCTGTACTTCCCTGGAGTTAAAATCGACAATGTTGTTGTAGACAAGCTGGTGACATACTTCGATGATTATCTCATGGATATGACAAATGCTGTTacatggactgatgatgaatTAAAGAAAGCCAAATCTGACATGACTTTCTTAGTACGTAAACGTCGTCTTAACCACAAGCCATTCAAAATGACGTTCGACATCATGTCCGACAAAACAGTCGACTGTGTCGTCAGAATATTCTTAGGACCTAAAGAAGACCACCTTGGCCGATTACTGGACATTAACGTAAACCGCGTCAACTTCGTGGAGCTTGACTCCTTCCTCTACAAACTCAACACTGGAAAGAATACAATTGTCAGAAACTCGATAGACATGCACAACCTTGTGCGCGACAGAATAATGACCAACGATTTATGGAAGAAGTTTGAGACCGTCACAGATATCAAAGATATGTGGAACAAGGACTTAAAGAACTTCAACACTGGCTTCCCAACAAGGCTGGTCTTACCTAAAGGTACAATTGGTGGCATGAAGTTCTTATTGTACGTGATTGTTACGCCTCTGAAACTTGTAGACAACGTTGATTTGTCTATCCTGGACAACAATCGCAAAGACGACATGATTGACTTCAGATCTACAGTCTTGCTCGACAAGATGCCTCTTGGTTTCCCACTCGACCGTAAGATTGACGTGTCCAAATTCTTCACTCCTAACATGAAATTCGTGGATGTTATGATCTTCCACAAGACACAAGTTTGTGACATGAAGACACGTTGGGACAAATATGTGCTCAAAAACTATGACATGTTCGACAAAACTGTGATCAACGACAACTACTACACAGACGTGGATGTTAACATCAAACACGACAGAGATGTTAACATGTTTGACTTTTAAGCAAATTACTCTATGGACGACGGTTTAAGCAATTTCACTTAGTAGTATATATGGAATTAAAGTATGTGTTAAATGGACGAATGAAATGTTatacttttatgaaaatagaatgcaataaagaatgatatttattttaaataaaactgtttcttTACTCATCTCCTACAgatctatatattaaataataaatatgatatgttaatttagaaattaaatcataaaaaatttatgaatattacactatttactattttcatcataatttctctcataatatattctatgatATGTGGTCAATAATATATGTcatagaaattaaacactttttttataaactaacaTTTTGTATCTAGCATTTCTTAACACACCAATAATGATcgttttatagaaaactttaatattatttatctgtaatttATCAGATGGAGGAATATGAAATCTGGCAAACTTAATGTTTATAGTGTTAGGAAGAGTGcatactactaatatttttaagcgaCGCTACAATAccttcaataaacaaaaataacatacacacTGCAGCATTTGACACGTACActcacatttaataatattaactacttTGCAAACAAGATtgacaaaattaattgaatgaaataattagaattaattgaaaaaatacataatatttgtttcatattatacatatattaaatatataaaattaaatggtttGTAATCTTCGTAATTTACAGTATCTTAAATCttagtatttatgtttatgaaacagtcttattttatattgtcctAAAGACTTACAACTTATATGGACAAcaacctaatttaaatattatgaacataGCTTAATCatttcaactgtatttttttgtatctgtAACCTCATAACTCTTTACAGGTATTACCGATTGTtatgattcttatttataagtgCCATTAAATTCGGTCTAGATCCgactgatttttatatatgttttttaacagTGAAACGAAATACAGTAGCATACTTGGTACTGTTTCACATACTGCGGGGGTGTGGTATTTTCCCCGAAACGAACTGACGAACGTTCACGCAACTTTCATTTTACAGACtgaaagaaaatttcaaattgcatTTCCAGAAATTTCCTTTTACTATTTCTTTAGATGTGCATTAGTATGAATACGTGAGGAAATCAGCTTGACCAAGAACGAGCATTTTTGAAGATGTGACTTTTATTTGCGTACTAAAAGTTTGTACCTACtagaatacttttatatatttacgtaaGAAATAAAGCTACATGAAATAATGAagtgacttttttttttttttatgtcacagtcggcaatggagctggtgggacgcctgatggtaagcgctaccaccgccgttggcgagaggaataaaggaaaggactgggaaagggaaggaaaaggatatgggcctccggctccccactcaccgaacgaaacacagaatgctatttcacgccggtcttctgtgggggtgcggtacttccccggcgcgagctggcccaattcgtgccgaagcgtgctcgactaccacatacaaaaacttCCACGATTGTGTTGTTTGAAAGCACGTAAAGGTAGCGTGGAAGCCGCTCCggtgtttttttctttgttatgtatttagtCCTCTATCATCgaaaatactgaaccgattttgatgaaacatGCACTGATTCCTAAGTTGGAGCATACCCAACATAACCATTTTTTCCTACCACTTCAATCCGCCATTTTTGGTTAGTTCGTGGTCAAACATATATTCAAagaaactaatataaatacgcTTATGGAATTAGACAAGAGTGTTGTATATTAACATATCCAAACTATGCAATTCCAACAATATAACATTCAAACACT
Coding sequences:
- the LOC119840012 gene encoding basic juvenile hormone-suppressible protein 2-like — its product is MKVLICVLGLLALASAKPGITDDTTIVTWDVKQRQIFILKLLNNILQPCMYKDVEDIGGNYKIEDNVHLYGKQDVVKTFVNMMKEGFLPRGEVFTIHVDRQLKEVVTMFHVLYYAKDFDTFIKTACWMRLYLNEGMFVYALTVAVRHRDDCRGIVLPPAYEIYPYYYVRADVIQKAYLLKMKKGLLDSKLADFYGIKKTDKDIYIIDENVFDKRVYLNDEDRLRYFTEDIDLNTYYYYFHVDYPFWMKDDVNNKLNMKMDRRWEMTLYIYQQILARYYLERLSNGLGDIELLSWNRPIRKGYWPWLKLHNGLELPARFNDHVLVRNTKIGNVKLVQDYEKIINEAIIKGFIEINGKRFDLTHQKDIENLGKLIYGTVDKDDIMDVTHVEAYRYMLILMKSVIGLNTFGSDKYFVAPTVLDSYQTALRDPVFYQLQKRLCYLFMLFKMRLPSYTREDLYFPGVKIDNVVVDKLVTYFDDYLMDMTNAVTWTDDELKKAKSDMTFLVRKRRLNHKPFKMTFDIMSDKTVDCVVRIFLGPKEDHLGRLLDINVNRVNFVELDSFLYKLNTGKNTIVRNSIDMHNLVRDRIMTNDLWKKFETVTDIKDMWNKDLKNFNTGFPTRLVLPKGTIGGMKFLLYVIVTPLKLVDNVDLSILDNNRKDDMIDFRSTVLLDKMPLGFPLDRKIDVSKFFTPNMKFVDVMIFHKTQVCDMKTRWDKYVLKNYDMFDKTVINDNYYTDVDVNIKHDRDVNMFDF